Proteins found in one Muntiacus reevesi chromosome 2, mMunRee1.1, whole genome shotgun sequence genomic segment:
- the ACSL5 gene encoding long-chain-fatty-acid--CoA ligase 5 isoform X1, producing MLFIFNFLFSPLPTPALICILTFGAVIFLWLVNRPQPALPHVDLNKQSVGIEGGARRGTCQKDNELIRNYFSDAKTVYEIFQRGLAVSDNGPCLGYRKPNQPYRWLSYKQVSDRAEYLGSCLLHKGCKPSQDSFVGIFAQNRPEWVISEFACYTYSMVSVPLYDTLGAEAVIYIVNKADISTVICDTPQKALVLISNVEKGLTPGLKLVILMDPFEDDLKRRGEKCGVEILSLFDAENLGKENFRKPMPPAPEDLSIICFTSGTTGDPKGAMLTHENIVSNASAFLKCMEDVFEPNPEDVTISYLPLAHMFERVVQTVVYSCGAKVGFFQGDIRLLPDDMKTLKPTLFPTVPRLLNKVYDKVQNEAKTPLKKFLLNLAVASKLSEMKKGIIRRDSLWDKLIFRKIQENLGGNIRLMVTGAAPISPPILTFLRAAMGCLVLEAYGQTECTAGCTVTLPGDWKSGHVGVPMACNHVKLEDVPGMNYFAVNNEGEICIRGTNVFKGYLKDPEKTQEALDKDGWLHTGDIGRWLPNGTLKIIDRKKNIFKLAQGEYIAPEKIENIYIRSSLVSQIFVHGESLQSFLVGVVVPDPDALPSFAAKIGVKGSIEELCQNQTIKKAILENMQKIGTEGGLKSFEQVKCIHLHPEPFSIENGLLTPTLKAKRGDLAKYFETQINSLYGNTQE from the exons ATGCTTTTTATCTTTAACTTCTTGTTTTCCCCACTTCCAACCCCGGCACTGATCTGCATCCTGACCTTCGGAGCTGTCATCTTCCTGTGGTTGGTTAACAGACCTCAGCCCGCCTTGCCTCATGTTGATCTGAACAAGCAGTCGGTGGGAATTGAG GGAGGAGCCCGGAGAGGCACTTGCCAGAAGGACAATGAGCTGATACGCAACTACTTCTCGGATGCCAAGACGGTATATGAAATCTTCCAAAGAGGACTTGCTGTGTCTG aCAATGGGCCTTGCTTGGGATATAGAAAACCAAACCAGCCCTACAGATGGCTGTCCTACAAACAG GTGTCTGATCGAGCAGAGTACCTGGGCTCCTGTCTCTTGCATAAAGGATGTAAACCGTCACAAGACAGCTTTGTTGGCATCTTTGCTCAGAATAGGCCAGAG TGGGTCATCTCTGAGTTCGCTTGTTACACGTACTCCATGGTATCTGTGCCCCTGTATGATACCTTGGGAGCAGAAGCCGTCATATACATCGTCAACAAGG cTGATATCTCCACGGTAATCTGTGATACACCCCAAAAGGCATTAGTCCTGATCAGTAATGTGGAAAAGGGCCTCACCCCAGGCCTGAAATTGGTCATCCTCATGGATCCCTTTGAGGATGACCtgaagaggagaggggagaaatGTGGAGTTGAAATCTTATCCCTGTTTGATGCTGAG AATTTAGGCAAAGAGAACTTCAGAAAACCCATG cctcctgcACCAGAAGATCTGAGCATCATTTGCTTTACCAGTGGGACCACAG GTGATCCCAAAGGAGCCATGTTAACCCATGAAAATATTGTTTCCAATGCTTCTGCTTTTCTCAAATGTATGGAG GATGTTTTTGAGCCCAATCCTGAGGATGTGACTATATCCTACCTCCCCTTGGCTCATATGTTTGAGAGGGTTGTACAG ACTGTTGTGTACTCCTGTGGAGCCAAAGTCGGATTCTTCCAAGGAGACATTCGGCTGCTGCCTGACGACATGAAGACCTTGAAGCCCACGTTGTTCCCTACGGTGCCTCGGCTCCTTAACAAGGTCTATGATAAG GTACAAAATGAAGCCAAGACACCCTTGAAGAAGTTCTTGTTGAACTTGGCTGTTGCCAGTAAACTCAGTGAAATGAAAAAGGGTATCATCAGACGTGACAGTCTGTGGGACAAGCTCATCTTTAGAAAGATCCAG GAAAACCTGGGTGGGAATATTCGGCTTATGGTCACTGGAGCTGCCCCCATCTCACCTCCCATCTTGACATTCCTTCGGGCAGCAATGGGATGTCTG GTGTTGGAAGCTTATGGTCAAACAGAATGCACCGCTGGCTGTACAGTCACATTACCTGGGGATTGGAAATCAG GCCACGTTGGAGTCCCCATGGCTTGCAATCATGTGAAGCTGGAAGATGTACCTGGTATGAACTACTTTGCCGTGAACAATGAAGGAGAG ATCTGCATCAGGGGCACCAATGTGTTCAAAGGATACCTGAAGGACCCTGAGAAGACACAGGAAGCCCTGGACAAGGACGGCTGGCTTCACACAGGAGACATTGGTCGCTGGCTCCCG AACGGAACTCTGAAGATCATCGACcgaaaaaagaacattttcaagCTGGCCCAAGGAGAATACATTGCTCCAGAGAAGATAGAAAATATCTACATCAGGAGCAGTCTGGTGTCGCAGATTTTTGTACATGGGGAAAGCTTACAG TCATTCCTAGTGGGAGTGGTGGTTCCTGACCCAGATGCACTTCCCTCATTTGCAGCCAAGATTGGGGTAAAGGGCTCTATTGAAGAACTGTGTCAAAACCAA actataaagaaagccataTTAGAAAACATGCAGAAAATTGGGACAGAAGGTGGCCTTAAATCCTTTGAACAG
- the ACSL5 gene encoding long-chain-fatty-acid--CoA ligase 5 isoform X2 → MWSLHRGGARRGTCQKDNELIRNYFSDAKTVYEIFQRGLAVSDNGPCLGYRKPNQPYRWLSYKQVSDRAEYLGSCLLHKGCKPSQDSFVGIFAQNRPEWVISEFACYTYSMVSVPLYDTLGAEAVIYIVNKADISTVICDTPQKALVLISNVEKGLTPGLKLVILMDPFEDDLKRRGEKCGVEILSLFDAENLGKENFRKPMPPAPEDLSIICFTSGTTGDPKGAMLTHENIVSNASAFLKCMEDVFEPNPEDVTISYLPLAHMFERVVQTVVYSCGAKVGFFQGDIRLLPDDMKTLKPTLFPTVPRLLNKVYDKVQNEAKTPLKKFLLNLAVASKLSEMKKGIIRRDSLWDKLIFRKIQENLGGNIRLMVTGAAPISPPILTFLRAAMGCLVLEAYGQTECTAGCTVTLPGDWKSGHVGVPMACNHVKLEDVPGMNYFAVNNEGEICIRGTNVFKGYLKDPEKTQEALDKDGWLHTGDIGRWLPNGTLKIIDRKKNIFKLAQGEYIAPEKIENIYIRSSLVSQIFVHGESLQSFLVGVVVPDPDALPSFAAKIGVKGSIEELCQNQTIKKAILENMQKIGTEGGLKSFEQVKCIHLHPEPFSIENGLLTPTLKAKRGDLAKYFETQINSLYGNTQE, encoded by the exons GGAGGAGCCCGGAGAGGCACTTGCCAGAAGGACAATGAGCTGATACGCAACTACTTCTCGGATGCCAAGACGGTATATGAAATCTTCCAAAGAGGACTTGCTGTGTCTG aCAATGGGCCTTGCTTGGGATATAGAAAACCAAACCAGCCCTACAGATGGCTGTCCTACAAACAG GTGTCTGATCGAGCAGAGTACCTGGGCTCCTGTCTCTTGCATAAAGGATGTAAACCGTCACAAGACAGCTTTGTTGGCATCTTTGCTCAGAATAGGCCAGAG TGGGTCATCTCTGAGTTCGCTTGTTACACGTACTCCATGGTATCTGTGCCCCTGTATGATACCTTGGGAGCAGAAGCCGTCATATACATCGTCAACAAGG cTGATATCTCCACGGTAATCTGTGATACACCCCAAAAGGCATTAGTCCTGATCAGTAATGTGGAAAAGGGCCTCACCCCAGGCCTGAAATTGGTCATCCTCATGGATCCCTTTGAGGATGACCtgaagaggagaggggagaaatGTGGAGTTGAAATCTTATCCCTGTTTGATGCTGAG AATTTAGGCAAAGAGAACTTCAGAAAACCCATG cctcctgcACCAGAAGATCTGAGCATCATTTGCTTTACCAGTGGGACCACAG GTGATCCCAAAGGAGCCATGTTAACCCATGAAAATATTGTTTCCAATGCTTCTGCTTTTCTCAAATGTATGGAG GATGTTTTTGAGCCCAATCCTGAGGATGTGACTATATCCTACCTCCCCTTGGCTCATATGTTTGAGAGGGTTGTACAG ACTGTTGTGTACTCCTGTGGAGCCAAAGTCGGATTCTTCCAAGGAGACATTCGGCTGCTGCCTGACGACATGAAGACCTTGAAGCCCACGTTGTTCCCTACGGTGCCTCGGCTCCTTAACAAGGTCTATGATAAG GTACAAAATGAAGCCAAGACACCCTTGAAGAAGTTCTTGTTGAACTTGGCTGTTGCCAGTAAACTCAGTGAAATGAAAAAGGGTATCATCAGACGTGACAGTCTGTGGGACAAGCTCATCTTTAGAAAGATCCAG GAAAACCTGGGTGGGAATATTCGGCTTATGGTCACTGGAGCTGCCCCCATCTCACCTCCCATCTTGACATTCCTTCGGGCAGCAATGGGATGTCTG GTGTTGGAAGCTTATGGTCAAACAGAATGCACCGCTGGCTGTACAGTCACATTACCTGGGGATTGGAAATCAG GCCACGTTGGAGTCCCCATGGCTTGCAATCATGTGAAGCTGGAAGATGTACCTGGTATGAACTACTTTGCCGTGAACAATGAAGGAGAG ATCTGCATCAGGGGCACCAATGTGTTCAAAGGATACCTGAAGGACCCTGAGAAGACACAGGAAGCCCTGGACAAGGACGGCTGGCTTCACACAGGAGACATTGGTCGCTGGCTCCCG AACGGAACTCTGAAGATCATCGACcgaaaaaagaacattttcaagCTGGCCCAAGGAGAATACATTGCTCCAGAGAAGATAGAAAATATCTACATCAGGAGCAGTCTGGTGTCGCAGATTTTTGTACATGGGGAAAGCTTACAG TCATTCCTAGTGGGAGTGGTGGTTCCTGACCCAGATGCACTTCCCTCATTTGCAGCCAAGATTGGGGTAAAGGGCTCTATTGAAGAACTGTGTCAAAACCAA actataaagaaagccataTTAGAAAACATGCAGAAAATTGGGACAGAAGGTGGCCTTAAATCCTTTGAACAG